In Deinococcus misasensis DSM 22328, the following proteins share a genomic window:
- a CDS encoding YchJ family protein, which yields MPVKSHPAFKPCPCGSKRSFHACCQPFLQGARAPTAEQLMRSRYTAYVLHDADYLLYSWHATTRPEALDFSDDTTVWESLKVHHTTHGQPEDREGTVHFTAKYKLHGQKHTMQENSRFLKVDGEWKYLDGELH from the coding sequence ATGCCCGTCAAAAGCCATCCTGCTTTCAAGCCCTGTCCTTGCGGCTCCAAGCGCTCCTTCCACGCCTGCTGTCAACCTTTTTTGCAAGGGGCCAGAGCACCCACCGCTGAACAACTGATGCGCTCTCGCTACACTGCATACGTCCTGCATGACGCAGACTACTTGCTGTACAGTTGGCATGCAACCACACGTCCTGAAGCTCTGGATTTTTCAGATGACACCACCGTCTGGGAATCCCTGAAGGTCCATCACACAACCCATGGACAACCCGAGGACCGTGAGGGAACCGTGCACTTCACTGCAAAATACAAATTGCATGGCCAGAAGCACACGATGCAGGAAAACAGCCGTTTCCTCAAGGTCGATGGAGAGTGGAAGTACCTTGATGGCGAACTGCACTGA